The following proteins are encoded in a genomic region of Drosophila willistoni isolate 14030-0811.24 chromosome 3R, UCI_dwil_1.1, whole genome shotgun sequence:
- the LOC6650995 gene encoding uncharacterized protein LOC6650995 produces MSSVEIENPNKDLRIPEWINPEYFDKILQKDEPNYVKILKFTPVAAIPPGENFTSTMLRIHFDLQMKDGTTKHKTYIFKTELATERGGKEIKMAGIFKKELKMYHTYLPAFEALYHSAGWSHIQLAPRCLHAEETADGDIHFVFEDLAKRQFKNVDRIKGLDMEHMKRSLHKLAEFHAASSVYVEQNGPLPEEYNAGFISEANLNLSVQGFKVKNRTYKKAMENWGLPDSEKYVKSFPNAQQYLEICKSNLKIDPQEFNTLTHGDYWSSNLMCNYLENGEIDQIIMVDFQIGKWGSPAQDLLFFITLSAAQDIRLKEFDNFVLIYWERLVECLKFLKYSKPLPKLRELQMSLYKKNNTFYAFMAIFNHLPVLQFPTDKESNLHSLMRDDEEGDKFRLRLFTNPAFANIMKDLYPFYYNRGIFQFSDFNQVLINSKY; encoded by the exons ATGTCGTCTGTGGAGATAGAGAACCCTAACAAAGATTTACGGATACCCGAATGGATTAATCCGGAGTATTTTGATAAGATTCTACAAAAAGATGAACCAAACTATGTTAAGATCTTGAAATTTACACCTGTGGCAGCCATTCCGCCAGGTGAGAACTTCACCTCAACCATGCTGCGTATACATTTTGATCTGCAAATGAAAG ATGGCACCACAAAGCATAAaacttatatatttaaaacgGAACTGGCAACAGAACGCGGCGGCAAGGAAATTAAAATGGCTGGCATTTTCAAAAAGGAACTGAAAATGTATCACACATATTTGCCAGCATTCGAGGCACTTTACCATTCTGCTGGTTGGAGTCACATCCAACTGGCTCCCAGGTGTCTGCATGCCGAGGAGACTGCCGATGGCGATATCCATTTTGTTTTCGAAGACTTGGCTAAGCGTCAATTCAAGAATGTTGATCGCATCAAGGGTCTAGATATGGAGCATATGAAAAGATCGCTACATAAATTAGCCGAATTCCATGCGGCTAGTTCTGTTTATGTGGAGCAAAATGGACCACTGCCCGAGGAGTATAATGCCGGGTTTATTTCAGAGGCGAACCTAAATCTCAGTGTACAGGGTTTTAAGGTGAAAAATCGTACATACAAGAAGGCAATGGAAAATTGGGGTTTACCCGATTCTGAGAAGTATGTCAAGAGTTTT CCAAATGCCCAACAATATTTGGAGATTTGCAAAAGTAATTTGAAGATAGATCCCCAAGAATTTAATACCCTTACACATGGTGATTATTGGTCTAGTAATTTAATGTGCAATTATCTGGAAAATGGAGAAATCGATCAGATTATCATGGTGGACTTTCAAATCGGCAAATGGGGTAGTCCTGCCCAGGATCTATTATTCTTTATAACGCTCTCAGCTGCCCAGGATATACGTCTAAAGGAGTTTGATAATTTCGTGCTTATCTACTGGGAACGGCTTGTCGagtgtttaaaatttttaaagtattCAAAACCATTGCCAAAACTAAGGGAACTGCAAATGTCATTATATAAGAAGAATAATACATTCTACG cTTTTATGGCCATCTTTAATCATCTACCAGTTCTACAGTTTCCCACCGACAAGGAGTCAAATTTACATTCCTTAATGCGAGACGATGAGGAGGGCGACAAATTTCGCTTGCGATTATTTACAAATCCAGCATTTGCAAATATTATGAAGGATCTATATCCATTCTATTACAATCGTggcatatttcaattttcagaTTTTAATCAGGTCCTTATCAACTCAAAATACTAG
- the LOC6650994 gene encoding uncharacterized protein LOC6650994 translates to MSPNTKSEKPQNPNEFLQIPKWINEDYFRPIVEKDVSNFASIVNFTPVAATQPGENYTSIMVRVYVDVLLKDGSQEQVSYILKTMLESSVGSEMVNDMGLFPKEKKMYEVHIPQFMKLYKEAGVDNIELAPKCVHIEETPERTTLVLEDLTRQGFKNVDRLKGFDMPHIRRVLHKLAEFHAASARNFELNGPYDEIFLSSIYTEKSKPIFINIGKMRTPQFHAAIRSWNIPEEDAERYIKQMSTEEAAFEGAIKVAKVDENEFNVLNHGDSWSNNYMFNYKANREINRSIFVDLQMCKWGSPAQDLWYMLVTSASLDIKVKEFDRFIQIYHERLVECLKVLKYGKHIPTLKELHIMMLKYGYWGPLTSYGVLVATIFPSDKDANINMMLAPGPEGDAMRQKTFSNPYYARAMEQLLPFFESRGLLKPE, encoded by the exons ATGTCACCTAATACTAAGTCAGAAAAGCCTCAAAATCCAAATGAGTTTCTTCAGATTCCCAAATGGATAAATGAAGATTATTTTCGCCCCATTGTTGAAAAAGATGTAAGCAATTTCGCGAGTATAGTGAACTTTACACCTGTCGCTGCAACACAGCCAGGTGAAAACTACACTTCAATAATGGTGCGAGTTTATGTCGATGTATTGTTGAAGG ATGGCAGTCAAGAACAAGTATCTTATATACTAAAAACCATGCTTGAGTCAAGTGTGGGAAGCGAAATGGTCAATGACATGGGATTATTTCCCaaagagaagaaaatgtaTGAAGTGCATATACCTCAGTTCATGAAATTATATAAAGAGGCTGGTGTAGATAACATCGAATTAGCTCCAAAATGTGTCCACATTGAGGAGACACCGGAGAGAACAACTCTGGTCCTGGAAGACTTGACGCGGCAGGGTTTCAAGAATGTGGATCGACTCAAAGGATTCGATATGCCACATATACGTCGTGTCCTACACAAATTGGCCGAATTTCATGCTGCTTCAGCTAGAAATTTCGAATTAAATGGACCTTATGATGAAATCTTTCTATCTTCCATATATACGGAAAAAAGTaaaccaatttttattaacatAGGAAAAATGCGTACACCACAATTTCATGCGGCAATACGATCTTGGAATATACCTGAAGAGGATGCGGAGAGGTATATAAAGCAAATGTCGACAGAAGAAGCAGCGTTTGAAGGAGCCATTAAAGTGGCAAAAGTGGATGAAAATGAGTTTAATGTGTTAAATCATGGCGACAGTTGGTCCAACAATTATATGTTCAACTACAAAGCAAACAGGGAAATTAATCGATCTATTTTCGTCGATTTGCAAATGTGCAAATGGGGAAGTCCTGCCCAAGATTTATGGTATATGCTTGTTACGTCCGCCTCCCTCGATATTAAAGTCAAAGAGTTTGATCGTTTTATTCAAATCTATCACGAACGTTTGGTCGAATGTCTAAAGGTTCTGAAATATGGCAAACATATACCAACACTAAAGGAACTGCATATAATGATGCTGAAATATGGATATTGGG GACCTCTAACATCTTATGGTGTATTAGTTGCCACCATATTTCCAAGCGACAAGGATGCCAATATAAATATGATGCTTGCTCCTGGACCAGAGGGCGATGCTATGCGTCAAAAGACCTTTTCTAATCCCTACTATGCCAGGGCCATGGAACAATTGTTACCATTCTTTGAGAGCAGAGGGCTCCTCAAACCTGAATAG
- the LOC6650993 gene encoding uncharacterized protein LOC6650993: MSSGSELNKPVNPNEYLDIPKWINEDYFRPIIEKDVANFASIVNFTPVAATAPGENYSSIMVRVVADILLKDGSQKQVSYILKTMLESKAEIFSTTNLFSKEKKMYEVHIPQFIKLYKEAGVDNIELAPKCVHIEVTPERTTLVLEDLKRQSFQNVDRLKGFDMPHIRRVLHKLAEFHAASAKNFELNGPYDEIYAENIFTETIRPLFVDLYNHRQEQYFKAMRTWNLAKDEIEKYIANYLTGEENFDASVKVSQVDENDFNVLNHGDSWSNNYMFNYKANGEINRSIFVDLQMCKWGSPANDLWYMIVTSASLDIKVKEFDRFIQIYHERLVECLKILKYGKYIPTLKELHIMMLKYGYWGPITANGVLAISSLPTNKDASIKMMAEPGPEGDAYRYNMYSNSIYARAMEILLPFFESKGILKGD; encoded by the exons ATGTCATCTGGGAGTGAATTAAACAAGCCCGTAAATCCAAATGAATATTTGGATATACCCAAGTGGATTAATGAAGATTACTTTCGACCCATTATTGAGAAAGATGTGGCAAATTTTGCAAGTATTGTTAATTTTACACCTGTTGCAGCAACAGCACCAGGTGAAAATTATTCATCAATTATGGTGCGAGTAGTGGCCGATATATTGCTTAAGG ATGGCAGCCAAAAGCAAGTGTCTTACATACTAAAAACTATGCTTGAGTCAAAAGCCGAAATTTTCAGTACAACGaatttgttttcgaaagagaagaaaatgtaTGAAGTGCATATACCTCAGttcattaaattatataaagaGGCTGGTGTAGATAACATCGAATTAGCTCCAAAATGTGTGCATATAGAAGTGACTCCGGAAAGAACAACTCTGGTCTTAGAGGACCTAAAACGTCAGAGTTTTCAGAATGTAGATCGACTCAAAGGATTCGATATGCCACATATACGTCGTGTTCTGCACAAGTTGGCCGAATTTCATGCAGCTTCAGCCAAAAATTTCGAACTAAATGGACCCTACGATGAAATCTATGCAGAAAACATCTTCACCGAAACGATTCGACCCCTATTTGTGGACCTTTATAATCATCGTCAAGAACAATATTTCAAGGCAATGCGAACGTGGAATTTGGCCAAGGATGAAATCGAAAAGTATATAGCAAATTATTTAACCGGCGAGGAAAACTTTGATGCATCGGTAAAAGTGTCGCAAGTGGATGAGAATGATTTCAATGTTTTAAACCATGGTGACAGTTGGTCCAATAATTATATGTTCAACTACAAAGCAAACGGGGAAATTAATCGATCTATCTTCGTCGATTTGCAAATGTGCAAATGGGGTAGTCCTGCCAACGATTTGTGGTATATGATTGTTACGTCAGCCTCCCTCGATATTAAAGTCAAAGAGTTTGATCGTTTTATTCAAATCTATCACGAACGTCTGGTCGAATGTTTAAAGATTTTGAAATATGGCAAATATATACCAACACTAAAAGAACTGCACATAATGATGCTGAAATATGGATATTGGG GCCCTATAACAGCTAATGGTGTTTTGGCCATCTCCTCCTTACCCACCAACAAGGATGCTAGTATCAAAATGATGGCTGAACCCGGGCCCGAAGGCGACGCATATCGTTATAATATGTATTCTAATTCAATCTATGCCAGGGCCATGGAAATATTGCTACCATTTTTTGAAAGTAAAGGAATTCTAAAGGGGGATTAG
- the LOC6650996 gene encoding uncharacterized protein LOC6650996, which produces SVLSEQVAYSVLLLGRKVFILILAMSDEIINPNEHLIIPDWINVKYFEKVLKQDQPDYVEVLKFTPVAATPPGENFTSTMLRIYVDLKLKDGTTKTKTYIFKTMLPSDRGGKDIEEFGLFDKELLMYQRFLPAFEDLYKKAGWNDIQLAPKCLLTEEREGNIHFIFEDLRVKNFKNVDRTKGLDMEHMTRSLHKLAEYHAASAVYADQNGPYPKEFDSGFIVPTEKAKDFQLQLFKHKEAAYKNGIQNWGLPPSDAEIYVKNFPSIEQYWAQAKSTLEVNPNDFNVLIHGDFWSSNLMCNYHKDGSIDQVILVDFQIGKWGSPVQDLLFFIIISAANDIRLKEFDNFVRIYWERLVECLKVLQFKKPIPKLRELQADMYKKNNSFYAFFAVLNHLPIILFPSDKDSNLHSLSAETEEAENLRMRLLSNPSYGKVMKDIYPFLYNRGLLNFSDYDE; this is translated from the exons TCAGTGTTAAGCGAACAAGTGGCCTATTCAGTTCTATTGCTGGGaagaaaagttttcatcttAATCTTAGCCATGTCTGATGAAATAATCAATCCCAACGAGCACCTCATTATACCAGATTGGATTAATGTGAAATATTTTGAGAAAGTTCTCAAACAAGATCAGCCGGATTATGTGGAGGTTCTTAAATTTACTCCAGTGGCTGCCACACCTCCTGGAGAAAACTTTACCTCTACGATGCTGAGAATTTATGTTGATCTGAAATTGAAAG ATGGCACAACTAAGACCAAAACATATATTTTCAAGACCATGTTGCCCAGTGACAGGGGCGgcaaagatattgaagaatttGGCCTATTCGACAAGGAACTGCTGATGTATCAGAGGTTTCTGCCCGCTTTTGAAGATCTTTATAAGAAAGCGGGTTGGAATGATATACAATTGGCACCCAAGTGTCTGTTAACTGAAGAACGAGAGGGAAATATTCACTTTATTTTCGAAGATTTGCGcgtgaaaaatttcaaaaacgtTGATCGTACCAAGGGGCTAGATATGGAACATATGACCAGATCCTTACACAAGTTGGCTGAATATCATGCAGCAAGTGCAGTCTACGCAGATCAAAATGGGCCCTATCCTAAGGAATTCGATTCTGGTTTTATTGTGCCCACTGAAAAGGCCAAAGATTTTCAATTGCAATTATTTAAACACAAAGAAGCGGCATATAAGAATGGTATTCAAAATTGGGGGCTACCTCCTTCCGACGCAGAGATTTACGTTAAGAATTTC cCAAGTATCGAGCAATATTGGGCACAAGCTAAAAGTACTCTGGAAGTTAATCCAAAtgattttaatgttttgaTTCATGGCGATTTCTGGTCTAGCAATTTAATGTGTAATTATCACAAGGATGGATCGATAGATCAGGTTATTTTGGTGGACTTTCAAATTGGAAAATGGGGTAGTCCCGTCCAggatcttttgttttttataatcATATCGGCTGCTAATGATATACGTCTCAAAGaatttgataattttgtgAGAATTTATTGGGAACGACTGGTGGAATGCCTAAAGGTATTACAATTTAAGAAACCAATTCCCAAACTGAGAGAATTACAGGCGGATATGTACAAGAAAAATAATTCCTTTTATG CTTTCTTTGCCGTGCTGAACCACTTGCCCATCATTCTCTTTCCCTCTGACAAGGATAGCAATTTGCATTCTTTATCGGCCGAGACTGAGGAAGCGGAAAATTTAAGAATGCGTCTTTTATCTAACCCATCTTATGGCAAAGTGATGAAAGACATATACCCATTTTTATATAATCGTGGCTTATTAAACTTTAGTGACTACGATGAATGA